From one endosymbiont of Galathealinum brachiosum genomic stretch:
- a CDS encoding cell division protein FtsK: MAQARRKKNEKQHSGLTIHINRGLREAALFILLAISLFILTALVTHSIQDPSWSYSGPSSSINNMAGVVGAWFSDVLYSLFGYLSFLFPVMIAYSGWLVFRERTDEGDINYQVLGIRWAGFFMTLATGCALTSLHFVIPVDTLPVDGGGILGRWIGDGMAGALGVLGSTLILLAIFLAGITVFTGLSWINLMDLIGDALLKSFEWIQAKILTYREVREEKKEGEIARETREKAVKADTKKKEARKKPVRIEPVINKVEVSERHSRESQISLFDDASSGDTELPPLRLLDEAIRSGKGLSTESLAALSRLVEIKLKDFNIDVEVVAVHPGPVITRFEMEPAPGIKASKITALSKDLARSLSVQSVRVVEVIPGKTCVGLEIPNEHKEIVSLSEILMSKAYDKAGSALTVALGKDISGQPMVADLGKMPHLLVAGTTGSGKSVGINTMLISLLYKSSPEEVRLILIDPKMLELNVYDDIPHLLTPVVTDMSEAANALRWAVGEMENRYKLMASLGVRNITGYNRKVTEAIEAGEPIKDPLFVKDELLGGDAEAQDLKALPFIVVVVDEFADLIMVVGKTIEQLIARLAQKARASGIHLILATQRPSVDVITGLIKSNIPSRIAFQVSSKVDSRTILDQMGAEQLLGHGDMLFMNAGSSIPERVHGAFVDDHEVHAVCEHVRKQAKPNYISNLIEDNSDVIRLPGEGPSQTESDAESDVLYDEAVQIVTESGKASISYVQRRLKIGYNRAARMVEQMEVSGVVSAMQSNGQRQVIAPPPPEL; the protein is encoded by the coding sequence TTGGCACAGGCGCGCCGCAAAAAAAATGAAAAACAGCATTCAGGCCTTACCATTCACATTAATCGTGGATTACGTGAAGCGGCCCTGTTCATACTGCTAGCAATCTCACTATTCATTTTAACTGCTTTAGTTACCCATAGTATTCAGGATCCGAGTTGGTCTTACTCGGGGCCCTCTTCCAGTATTAATAATATGGCAGGTGTTGTTGGCGCCTGGTTTTCAGATGTTTTATATTCTCTTTTTGGTTATCTGAGTTTTTTATTTCCTGTGATGATTGCTTATAGTGGCTGGTTAGTCTTCAGAGAACGTACAGATGAGGGTGACATCAATTATCAGGTGCTGGGAATTCGCTGGGCCGGCTTTTTTATGACACTGGCTACGGGCTGTGCTTTAACCAGTTTACATTTTGTTATTCCAGTAGACACCCTGCCAGTTGATGGTGGTGGTATTTTGGGCCGCTGGATAGGTGATGGCATGGCCGGGGCGCTGGGTGTACTGGGGTCAACCCTTATACTACTGGCAATATTCCTTGCTGGAATTACTGTTTTTACAGGTCTGTCATGGATTAATCTGATGGACCTGATAGGTGATGCATTACTGAAATCCTTCGAATGGATACAGGCTAAAATCCTCACTTATAGAGAAGTTCGGGAAGAGAAAAAAGAAGGTGAGATCGCACGTGAAACCAGAGAAAAAGCGGTTAAAGCAGACACCAAAAAGAAAGAAGCTCGTAAGAAACCCGTTCGTATAGAGCCGGTTATTAATAAAGTTGAAGTGAGTGAGCGACATTCGAGAGAAAGCCAGATTTCATTATTTGATGACGCGTCTTCAGGTGATACAGAACTTCCTCCATTACGTTTACTAGATGAAGCTATAAGATCGGGTAAAGGTTTATCAACAGAATCTTTAGCTGCTTTATCCCGGTTAGTTGAAATAAAACTTAAAGATTTTAATATCGACGTAGAGGTCGTGGCGGTTCACCCTGGCCCGGTTATTACCCGTTTCGAAATGGAACCGGCGCCGGGCATTAAAGCCAGTAAAATCACCGCATTATCTAAAGATCTTGCACGTTCTTTATCAGTTCAGTCGGTACGTGTGGTAGAAGTTATACCTGGAAAGACCTGCGTTGGTTTAGAAATACCAAATGAACATAAAGAGATTGTTTCATTAAGTGAAATCTTAATGTCTAAAGCTTATGACAAAGCCGGCTCTGCATTAACTGTCGCATTAGGTAAAGATATTTCGGGTCAGCCGATGGTTGCAGATCTGGGTAAGATGCCTCACTTACTCGTTGCGGGTACAACGGGTTCAGGTAAATCAGTTGGTATTAACACCATGCTGATTAGTCTGTTATATAAAAGCTCACCCGAAGAGGTTCGCCTGATTCTGATTGACCCTAAAATGTTAGAGTTAAATGTATATGATGATATTCCGCATTTGTTAACACCGGTTGTGACGGATATGAGTGAAGCGGCCAATGCGCTGCGCTGGGCGGTGGGTGAAATGGAAAATCGTTATAAGTTAATGGCGTCATTGGGTGTGAGAAATATAACCGGGTATAATCGTAAAGTCACAGAGGCAATAGAAGCGGGTGAGCCAATCAAAGATCCGCTTTTTGTTAAAGACGAATTACTGGGTGGTGATGCGGAAGCACAGGATTTAAAAGCACTGCCATTTATCGTTGTTGTGGTTGATGAGTTTGCTGATTTGATTATGGTTGTTGGTAAAACCATTGAGCAGTTGATTGCGCGATTAGCACAAAAAGCGCGGGCATCTGGTATACATTTAATACTCGCAACCCAGCGTCCTTCGGTTGATGTTATTACTGGTTTAATAAAATCCAATATACCAAGCCGTATAGCATTTCAGGTTTCATCTAAAGTTGATTCTAGAACTATACTGGATCAAATGGGAGCAGAGCAGTTACTTGGGCACGGTGATATGTTGTTTATGAATGCCGGTAGTAGCATTCCCGAACGAGTTCACGGTGCTTTTGTAGATGATCATGAAGTGCATGCGGTATGTGAACATGTGCGTAAACAGGCCAAACCAAATTACATCTCAAATTTAATTGAAGATAACAGTGATGTTATCAGGTTGCCAGGTGAAGGTCCGTCACAAACAGAGTCTGATGCAGAAAGTGATGTGTTGTATGATGAAGCGGTTCAAATAGTAACCGAATCGGGTAAAGCATCAATTTCTTATGTTCAACGTCGATTAAAGATTGGTTATAACAGGGCCGCTCGTATGGTCGAGCAGATGGAAGTATCGGGTGTAGTAAGTGCAATGCAGTCAAATGGGCAGCGTCAGGTAATAGCGCCTCCACCACCGGAACTTTAA
- a CDS encoding recombination factor protein RarA: MSDNEFRPLADRIRPENLDDYLGQSHILGKDKPLRVAIQTGKLHSMIFWGPPGTGKTTLARLISNYSNAQFLSVSAVLSGVKDIRAAIDKAHQYYDVYQKPSILFVDEVHRFNKSQQDAFLPFVEDGTVSFIGATTENPSFELNNALLSRCKTYVLKSIQPEEMTQLLKRALENKEHGLGASEVSINEDMLQLIGAQADGDARRALNFLEIAVDLASEENGRLTVNENIIREVTSQTLRRFDKGGDLFYEQISAMHKSVRGSNPDAALYWMCRMLDGGCDPIYLARRVVRMASEDIGNADPRGLEISLNAWHTYERLGSPEGELALAQAVSYLACAPKSNAVYMAYKAAMQLARESGSMDVPMHIRNAPTNLMKDMGYGKDYRYSHDEKDGFSAGETYFPDELGEQEIYHPVERGLEIKIKEKLDYLRSQNKTGNK, encoded by the coding sequence ATGTCTGATAATGAATTCCGCCCATTAGCTGACCGTATCAGACCTGAAAATCTGGATGACTATCTTGGGCAAAGTCATATTCTCGGTAAAGATAAACCTCTACGTGTGGCTATTCAAACCGGTAAGTTACATTCAATGATTTTCTGGGGGCCTCCAGGCACAGGAAAAACAACTCTCGCCAGATTGATCTCAAATTATTCCAATGCTCAGTTTTTATCAGTCTCTGCCGTTTTATCAGGTGTCAAAGATATCCGTGCAGCTATAGATAAAGCTCACCAGTATTACGATGTTTATCAGAAACCCAGTATTTTATTTGTAGATGAGGTTCATCGTTTTAACAAATCTCAGCAGGATGCTTTTTTACCTTTTGTAGAAGATGGAACAGTGAGTTTTATCGGTGCTACAACTGAAAATCCATCGTTTGAATTAAATAATGCATTATTATCGCGTTGTAAAACGTATGTATTGAAATCTATTCAGCCTGAGGAAATGACACAGTTACTGAAAAGGGCATTAGAGAATAAAGAACATGGGCTGGGTGCTAGTGAAGTAAGTATTAATGAAGATATGTTGCAACTCATAGGTGCTCAGGCAGATGGAGATGCACGAAGAGCTCTTAATTTTCTGGAAATTGCGGTAGATCTTGCATCAGAAGAAAATGGTCGGCTCACAGTAAATGAAAACATTATTCGTGAAGTAACATCACAAACCTTGCGTCGGTTTGATAAGGGTGGTGATTTATTTTATGAGCAAATATCCGCTATGCATAAGTCTGTACGGGGAAGCAACCCTGATGCTGCACTGTACTGGATGTGCAGAATGCTTGATGGTGGGTGTGATCCGATTTACCTGGCTCGAAGAGTTGTGCGTATGGCTTCGGAAGATATCGGTAATGCTGACCCCAGGGGACTGGAGATATCCTTAAATGCCTGGCATACCTATGAAAGATTAGGTAGTCCGGAAGGTGAGCTGGCACTAGCTCAGGCAGTAAGTTATCTGGCCTGCGCACCAAAATCCAATGCAGTATATATGGCTTATAAAGCAGCTATGCAACTGGCCAGAGAGAGCGGTTCAATGGATGTACCTATGCATATTAGAAATGCGCCAACTAATCTAATGAAAGACATGGGTTATGGAAAAGATTATCGATACTCACATGATGAGAAAGATGGTTTTTCGGCAGGGGAGACTTATTTTCCAGATGAGTTAGGTGAGCAGGAAATATACCATCCAGTAGAACGTGGTCTGGAAATTAAAATAAAAGAAAAACTGGATTATTTACGCTCTCAAAATAAAACAGGAAATAAATAG
- the ald gene encoding alanine dehydrogenase produces MKIGIPKESKVLEGRVALIPEACASLVRQGNELFMESGAGELSGYKDEQYIAHGVVIKSTAVELFASACLIVKVKEPVDQDLQYLRKDHILFCYLHLAANLTLTQRLCEIGLTAIAFETVTDGSGRLPLLKPMSEIAGTLAIQIGTHLLHQPQGGKGLMLGGLSMTEPGHVVVLGAGVAGSAAASQAAAMGARVTLIDRDESRFEKLSRQYQNISGELSSEISIAKAVNEADLLVGAVLLPGLHAPRLVSESQVKCMQPGSVIIDISVDQGGCIETIKPTNYSEPTYFKHDVLHFGVTNMPGAVPRTASQALSAVILPYVQCLCEDNWQLDKNLQNGINVRHGEIDNPLIKQALKQ; encoded by the coding sequence ATGAAGATTGGAATCCCGAAAGAAAGTAAAGTGCTTGAAGGTCGCGTCGCGCTCATTCCTGAAGCCTGTGCATCATTGGTACGTCAGGGGAATGAGTTATTTATGGAGTCGGGAGCCGGTGAGCTTAGTGGTTATAAAGATGAGCAATACATTGCTCATGGTGTGGTTATTAAGTCGACAGCAGTTGAGTTATTCGCTTCTGCCTGTTTAATCGTTAAAGTAAAAGAGCCGGTGGATCAGGATCTGCAGTATTTACGCAAAGATCATATTTTATTCTGTTATCTTCATCTGGCAGCGAATTTAACTTTAACTCAGCGACTCTGTGAAATTGGCTTAACGGCTATCGCTTTTGAAACAGTAACGGATGGTTCTGGACGACTTCCACTTCTCAAGCCGATGAGTGAAATTGCCGGAACTCTGGCAATCCAGATTGGCACACATTTACTGCACCAGCCACAGGGGGGTAAAGGTTTAATGCTGGGTGGTTTATCTATGACCGAGCCCGGGCATGTTGTGGTACTAGGTGCTGGCGTCGCGGGAAGCGCTGCTGCCAGTCAGGCTGCAGCAATGGGGGCCAGAGTGACCCTGATTGATCGAGATGAGTCACGTTTTGAAAAATTATCTCGTCAGTATCAAAACATCAGTGGTGAATTATCTTCTGAAATTAGCATTGCTAAAGCGGTTAATGAGGCTGACTTACTCGTTGGTGCCGTGTTATTACCAGGGTTGCACGCACCGAGACTCGTCTCAGAGTCTCAGGTCAAATGCATGCAGCCCGGCAGTGTTATTATTGATATATCGGTTGATCAGGGCGGATGCATAGAAACGATTAAACCGACTAATTATAGTGAGCCGACATATTTTAAACATGATGTTTTGCACTTTGGCGTGACAAATATGCCCGGAGCGGTACCCAGAACGGCGTCACAGGCATTATCAGCGGTTATTTTGCCCTATGTACAGTGTTTATGTGAAGACAACTGGCAATTAGATAAAAACCTGCAAAATGGCATAAATGTGCGTCATGGTGAAATAGATAACCCCTTGATTAAGCAAGCATTAAAACAATAA
- the lolA gene encoding outer membrane lipoprotein carrier protein LolA, whose amino-acid sequence MLKKFFSICLLLSSLTLNAEEIPAQIELEKFLDNTKSLSARFQQKLVDKYGYLLQQSAGSLSMHRPGKFHWDYILPYPQKIISNGKKIWMYDSELEQVNVRPYDQVLASSPVNLLDKNQKLDIEFIVQAMPEDHGQSWIKLIPKNPESDFKEMQIGLQNSAIKTMRFIDNFEQQTEIEFEQLVVNPEFEVSYFEFDAPKGTDVVGDF is encoded by the coding sequence ATGTTAAAAAAGTTTTTTTCAATATGTTTGCTGCTAAGTAGTTTAACGCTTAATGCAGAAGAAATTCCCGCTCAGATAGAGCTTGAAAAATTTCTTGATAATACAAAAAGTCTATCTGCCCGTTTTCAACAAAAATTAGTTGATAAATACGGGTATTTGTTACAACAATCAGCGGGCAGTTTAAGTATGCATCGTCCGGGTAAATTTCACTGGGATTATATTCTGCCTTATCCGCAAAAGATTATATCTAATGGCAAAAAAATCTGGATGTATGACTCAGAACTGGAACAGGTAAATGTACGCCCATATGATCAGGTGTTGGCTTCATCTCCCGTTAATTTACTGGATAAAAATCAGAAGCTGGATATAGAATTTATTGTGCAAGCTATGCCCGAAGATCATGGCCAGAGCTGGATTAAGCTTATTCCAAAAAATCCTGAAAGTGACTTTAAGGAAATGCAGATAGGCTTACAAAATAGCGCTATTAAAACAATGCGTTTTATAGATAATTTTGAACAGCAAACAGAAATCGAATTTGAACAACTGGTAGTTAATCCTGAATTTGAAGTCTCTTACTTTGAATTTGATGCTCCAAAAGGAACAGATGTTGTTGGTGACTTTTAA
- a CDS encoding arginase — translation MNKKTIPTLGVASCIGGPSYTCSTGPAVLNSSEYSSVLSNVDLQWESLLEVSNENKNSLNILKKQSHVISQFTQEQFEEEKPFLVLGGDHSIAIGTWAGIMNQLPPNSTFALIWIDAHMDAHTLDSSPSGNLHGMPVSVLLGEAEFELQNCYPSQRCIDGRDLYLFGIRSYEAEELVLLSKNKVNVFDTVRIEKDGGTRKVLEELTNTISRCYDYYAISLDLDAIDPLDAPGVETRENTGLSAKNLLNAFNDIDFGNKFIGLEIAEFDPDNDMQQKTEKLVYEIINSICK, via the coding sequence ATGAACAAAAAAACAATTCCAACTTTAGGTGTGGCTTCCTGTATAGGTGGGCCATCATATACCTGTTCAACAGGCCCTGCAGTATTAAACTCATCAGAGTATAGCTCTGTCCTGTCAAATGTAGATTTACAATGGGAGTCTCTGCTTGAAGTTTCAAATGAAAACAAAAATTCTTTAAATATTTTAAAAAAGCAAAGTCATGTAATTAGTCAGTTTACACAGGAACAGTTTGAAGAAGAAAAACCATTTTTAGTGCTGGGCGGGGATCATTCAATAGCAATTGGTACCTGGGCAGGTATCATGAACCAGTTACCACCAAATTCTACCTTTGCCTTGATCTGGATAGATGCCCATATGGACGCGCATACGCTTGACTCATCACCTTCGGGTAATCTACATGGTATGCCTGTATCAGTGCTACTTGGAGAAGCTGAGTTTGAATTACAGAACTGTTATCCTTCTCAACGTTGTATTGATGGCAGAGATTTGTACCTGTTTGGAATAAGAAGTTACGAAGCTGAAGAGCTGGTATTATTAAGTAAAAATAAAGTGAATGTTTTTGATACCGTTAGAATAGAAAAAGACGGTGGAACCAGGAAAGTATTAGAGGAATTAACTAACACAATATCAAGGTGTTATGATTATTATGCAATTAGCCTTGATCTTGATGCTATAGACCCCTTAGATGCACCTGGTGTTGAAACAAGAGAAAATACAGGTTTAAGTGCAAAAAATTTACTAAACGCATTTAATGATATTGATTTTGGTAATAAATTTATAGGGCTTGAAATTGCCGAGTTTGATCCAGATAATGATATGCAACAAAAAACCGAAAAGTTGGTATACGAAATAATAAATTCTATTTGTAAATAA